A window of the Gemmatimonadota bacterium genome harbors these coding sequences:
- a CDS encoding copper resistance protein CopC, translating into MKLRNRAWAFLFALSVAAPLSAAYAHPRLLKATPAADSRSAEAPRQVALTFNESLDVALTRVTLFRGDTQVRADSLHLAAGDDKTVVASLGAALAPGSYTVRWQVTGDDGHPVRGELKFAVLPTSVGTSKATRP; encoded by the coding sequence ATGAAGCTGAGAAATCGAGCCTGGGCCTTTCTGTTCGCGCTGAGTGTTGCCGCACCCCTCAGTGCGGCGTACGCTCATCCGCGCCTTCTCAAGGCGACTCCCGCCGCTGATAGCCGATCCGCCGAGGCACCGCGACAGGTTGCGTTGACCTTCAACGAGTCGTTGGACGTCGCGCTCACCCGCGTCACCCTCTTTCGTGGAGACACGCAGGTACGAGCAGACTCTCTGCATTTGGCCGCCGGCGATGATAAGACGGTGGTAGCGTCTCTCGGCGCAGCGCTCGCGCCCGGAAGCTACACCGTTCGCTGGCAGGTTACCGGCGATGATGGACACCCCGTACGCGGGGAGTTGAAGTTTGCAGTCTTACCGACGAGCGTGGGGACGTCTAAAGCGACGCGCCCGTAG
- a CDS encoding CopD family protein codes for MESYFGVESPAFVAIRAVLSICSICLLGAFALRWAVVARYVGPDAEGVRAAVDERLPRWIDWLGITAVAASVARLIAQHAAVFGTDVALSRDAVATLLFRSGWGKAWWVATLAAVTITWIAPRLRQRSGVAWVASAAATLLFVASQPWSGHPAAADVPWLATSIQLLHLIGAGGWLGSLALLTVVAIPAAKSLEVAESRSVDARIAGLVRAFSPTALAFAALLATTGTVTAWRHLGGLLPLWQSGYGRTLLLKLGFLSIVLAAGVYNWRRVRPALGEPHATVRLRRSSLVELTAALLVVVVTAVLVASPMPGE; via the coding sequence ATGGAGAGCTATTTCGGCGTCGAGTCCCCGGCGTTCGTCGCTATACGGGCGGTGCTCTCTATCTGCAGTATCTGCCTGCTCGGTGCCTTCGCGTTGCGCTGGGCCGTGGTCGCGCGCTACGTGGGACCCGACGCGGAAGGAGTTCGTGCGGCGGTAGATGAGCGTCTGCCGCGCTGGATCGACTGGTTAGGCATTACCGCCGTCGCAGCGTCCGTTGCTCGGCTCATTGCCCAGCACGCGGCGGTGTTCGGCACCGATGTTGCGCTATCGAGAGATGCGGTCGCGACGCTGCTCTTTCGCTCCGGGTGGGGAAAAGCGTGGTGGGTCGCGACCCTGGCCGCCGTGACCATAACGTGGATCGCGCCCCGTCTGCGCCAGAGATCCGGCGTCGCGTGGGTCGCATCCGCCGCAGCCACGCTGTTATTCGTAGCCTCGCAGCCGTGGTCCGGCCATCCCGCCGCAGCAGACGTGCCGTGGCTGGCAACTTCAATCCAACTGCTGCATCTCATCGGCGCCGGGGGCTGGCTGGGTAGTCTCGCGCTGTTGACGGTCGTGGCGATTCCGGCGGCGAAGAGTCTCGAGGTCGCAGAGTCTAGATCCGTTGATGCACGGATCGCTGGTTTGGTGCGCGCGTTCAGCCCCACCGCCCTCGCGTTCGCCGCACTGTTGGCCACCACCGGGACAGTGACCGCGTGGAGGCATCTTGGCGGCCTGCTCCCGTTGTGGCAGAGCGGCTACGGCCGTACGCTGCTGCTCAAGCTGGGCTTCCTCAGTATCGTGCTGGCGGCAGGCGTCTACAACTGGCGCCGCGTGCGGCCTGCCTTGGGCGAGCCGCATGCGACGGTCCGACTGCGCCGATCATCGCTGGTAGAGCT